Proteins encoded together in one Amblyomma americanum isolate KBUSLIRL-KWMA chromosome 1, ASM5285725v1, whole genome shotgun sequence window:
- the LOC144114874 gene encoding antimicrobial peptide microplusin-like isoform X1 yields the protein MKAFLVFALLDTFAALSCADHLELCDKTDEQLKFEVLCIRLIISTAANVRFFAAGKDLDCRDTTCIIRRLCTQNDLERAMAKYFTRAQITELRNASAACGFNLTSDERSS from the exons ATGAAGGCATTCCTGGTCTTTGCACTGCTCGACACATTCGCTGCCCTGAGCTGTGCTGACCATCTGGAGCTGTGCG ataaAACCGATGAGCAGCTCAAGTTTGAAGTCCTGTGCATCCGGCTCATCATCTCGACTGCG GCGAACGTAAGATTTTTCGCCGCCGGAAAGGATCTTGACTGCCGGGACACCACTTGTATCATCCGGAGGCTGTGCACGCAGAATGATCTG gaAAGAGCCATGGCCAAGTATTTCACG CGGGCTCAAATCACGGAACTTCGCAACGCCTCCGCCGCGTGCGGTTTCAACCTCACCAGTGATGAACGCTCTTCTTAG
- the LOC144114874 gene encoding antimicrobial peptide microplusin-like isoform X2, whose protein sequence is MKAFLVFALLDTFAALSCADHLELCDKTDEQLKFEVLCIRLIISTAERAMAKYFTRAQITELRNASAACGFNLTSDERSS, encoded by the exons ATGAAGGCATTCCTGGTCTTTGCACTGCTCGACACATTCGCTGCCCTGAGCTGTGCTGACCATCTGGAGCTGTGCG ataaAACCGATGAGCAGCTCAAGTTTGAAGTCCTGTGCATCCGGCTCATCATCTCGACTGCG gaAAGAGCCATGGCCAAGTATTTCACG CGGGCTCAAATCACGGAACTTCGCAACGCCTCCGCCGCGTGCGGTTTCAACCTCACCAGTGATGAACGCTCTTCTTAG